A genomic stretch from Cloacibacterium caeni includes:
- the fabG gene encoding 3-oxoacyl-[acyl-carrier-protein] reductase, which produces MKLLEGKVALITGGTRGIGKGIVEVFAAQGAKVAFTYAGSVEKAQELEKSLSSVTQIKGYQSDASDHEAAQKLVDDVMAEFGKIDILINNAGITRDNLMLRMSKEDWDTIIKVNLDSVFNLTKAVIKPMMKARSGSIINMTSVVGVKGNAGQANYAASKAGVIGFTKSVALELGSRNIRCNAIAPGFIETEMTAVLDEKTVQGWRDAIPLKRGGTPEDVANACVFFGSEMSAYVTGQVMNVDGGMLT; this is translated from the coding sequence ATGAAACTACTTGAAGGAAAGGTGGCTCTTATTACAGGGGGAACTCGCGGAATCGGAAAAGGAATTGTAGAAGTTTTTGCAGCACAAGGTGCGAAAGTGGCTTTTACATATGCTGGTTCTGTAGAAAAAGCACAAGAATTAGAAAAATCATTAAGTTCTGTTACCCAAATCAAAGGTTATCAATCAGATGCTTCAGACCACGAAGCAGCTCAAAAATTGGTAGATGATGTAATGGCAGAATTTGGGAAAATCGATATTTTAATCAATAACGCTGGAATTACCAGAGATAATTTGATGCTGAGAATGTCAAAAGAAGATTGGGATACGATTATCAAAGTAAATCTAGATTCTGTTTTCAACTTGACAAAAGCGGTAATTAAACCTATGATGAAAGCAAGAAGCGGTTCTATTATTAACATGACTTCTGTAGTTGGGGTAAAAGGAAACGCAGGACAAGCGAATTATGCAGCTTCTAAAGCTGGTGTAATTGGTTTTACTAAATCTGTAGCTTTGGAATTGGGTTCTAGAAATATCAGATGTAATGCGATTGCGCCAGGATTTATAGAAACTGAAATGACTGCCGTTCTAGACGAGAAAACCGTACAAGGATGGAGAGATGCCATTCCATTGAAACGCGGTGGAACTCCAGAAGATGTAGCAAACGCTTGTGTATTCTTCGGAAGCGAAATGTCTGCCTATGTTACAGGTCAAGTCATGAATGTAGACGGCGGAATGCTTACTTAA
- a CDS encoding 5'-methylthioadenosine/S-adenosylhomocysteine nucleosidase family protein: MKEININGTIYQNPLLVFALEVEAQEEFNDFQKIFTGVGKINAAYHLFKGIEKYNPDIIINLGTAGSTAFNKGNVVCCTQFIQRDMDVMALGFQKFETPFANGEIILEHGIALQDVPNGICGSGDQFEMEHNNTEYNVIEMEAFALAKVCKEEKLPFLCLKYISDGADGNAVDDWSTEVKKAAQKLRETLLK; encoded by the coding sequence ATGAAAGAAATAAATATCAACGGAACCATTTACCAAAATCCGCTTTTAGTTTTTGCTTTAGAAGTAGAAGCGCAAGAAGAGTTTAATGATTTTCAGAAAATTTTTACTGGAGTAGGGAAGATTAATGCAGCATATCATCTTTTTAAAGGTATAGAAAAGTATAATCCCGATATTATCATTAATCTGGGAACCGCAGGAAGCACGGCTTTTAACAAGGGAAATGTGGTGTGTTGTACCCAGTTTATCCAAAGAGATATGGATGTGATGGCACTCGGTTTTCAAAAATTTGAAACGCCATTTGCAAATGGTGAGATTATTCTAGAACACGGCATCGCTTTACAAGATGTTCCGAATGGAATTTGCGGAAGCGGAGACCAATTCGAAATGGAACACAATAATACAGAATACAACGTGATAGAAATGGAAGCTTTTGCTTTGGCTAAAGTGTGCAAAGAAGAAAAATTACCATTTTTGTGTCTTAAATATATTTCTGATGGAGCAGATGGAAACGCAGTAGACGATTGGAGTACTGAAGTAAAAAAAGCAGCGCAAAAACTGAGAGAAACCCTTCTAAAATAG
- the rsmI gene encoding 16S rRNA (cytidine(1402)-2'-O)-methyltransferase — translation MSGILYFVPTPIGNLEDMTFRAIKVLKEVDYILCEDTRTSGILLKHYEISKPLKSYHLHNEHTATEKVIADLKSGQNIAIITDAGTPGISDPGYLLGKACADEDLEMICLPGATAFVPALVVSGLPNHDFYFAGFLPQKKGRQTKLKQLAEEKKTIVLYESPHKINTTLEQIKEFFGENTKVSLSREISKKFEETKRGTIDELIAFSKSKTLKGEIVLIVNNAF, via the coding sequence ATGAGCGGAATCCTATATTTTGTTCCAACACCGATTGGAAACCTAGAAGATATGACTTTCAGAGCGATAAAAGTGCTGAAAGAAGTAGATTATATCCTTTGTGAAGACACCAGAACTTCGGGAATTTTGTTAAAGCACTACGAAATTTCTAAACCTCTAAAATCGTATCATCTTCATAATGAACATACAGCAACTGAAAAAGTAATTGCAGATTTAAAATCTGGACAAAACATTGCCATTATTACCGATGCAGGAACTCCTGGAATTTCAGATCCTGGATATTTGCTCGGAAAAGCTTGTGCAGATGAAGATTTGGAGATGATTTGTTTGCCGGGAGCAACTGCTTTTGTTCCAGCTTTGGTGGTTTCGGGTTTACCGAATCACGATTTTTATTTCGCAGGGTTTTTACCTCAAAAAAAAGGCAGACAAACCAAACTGAAACAACTCGCGGAAGAGAAAAAAACCATCGTTTTATACGAAAGTCCGCATAAAATTAATACTACTTTAGAACAGATTAAAGAATTTTTCGGAGAAAATACCAAAGTAAGTTTAAGCCGAGAAATCTCTAAAAAATTCGAGGAAACCAAGCGCGGAACCATTGACGAACTCATTGCTTTTTCTAAAAGTAAAACACTGAAAGGCGAAATAGTTTTGATTGTGAATAATGCATTTTAA
- the guaC gene encoding GMP reductase: MRIEYDIKLGFKDVMFRPKRSTLKSRSQVSLEREFIFRNSKKTWRGVPIIAANMDTVGTFEMATALAEEKIITAIHKHYTLEEWSAFLENSPESIYQYIAISSGTGSSDEEKIKEIISKFPKINFICIDVANGYSEHFVNFVKKVRADFPDKTIIAGNVVTGEMVEELILAGADIIKVGIGPGSVCTTRVKTGVGYPQLSAIIECADAAHGLGGHIIGDGGCKVPGDVAKAFGGGADFVMLGGMFAGHDESGGEMVEENGKKFRLFYGMSSKTAMEKHSGGVAEYRASEGKTVKVKYKGPVAETVKDILGGVRSTCTYVGASQLKELSKRTTFIRVQEQHNEVFGNE, translated from the coding sequence ATGCGCATAGAATATGATATAAAATTGGGCTTCAAAGACGTGATGTTTCGCCCAAAACGTTCTACTCTTAAATCTCGTTCACAAGTAAGTCTGGAGAGAGAATTTATCTTTAGAAATTCTAAAAAAACTTGGCGTGGTGTTCCCATTATCGCTGCCAATATGGATACGGTAGGAACTTTTGAAATGGCAACGGCTCTTGCAGAAGAAAAAATCATTACCGCCATTCATAAGCATTACACGTTAGAAGAATGGTCGGCTTTTCTAGAAAATTCTCCAGAAAGCATTTACCAATACATCGCCATCAGTTCTGGAACAGGAAGCAGTGACGAAGAAAAAATTAAAGAAATCATCAGTAAATTCCCAAAGATAAATTTCATCTGCATCGATGTAGCCAATGGTTATTCTGAACATTTTGTAAATTTTGTGAAAAAAGTTCGCGCAGATTTTCCAGATAAAACCATCATCGCAGGAAATGTGGTGACTGGCGAAATGGTAGAAGAACTCATTTTAGCTGGTGCAGATATTATAAAAGTAGGAATTGGCCCTGGTTCTGTGTGTACAACTAGAGTGAAAACTGGAGTGGGTTATCCTCAGCTTTCGGCGATTATAGAATGTGCAGATGCAGCGCATGGTTTAGGTGGACATATCATCGGTGATGGTGGTTGCAAAGTTCCGGGAGATGTAGCCAAAGCTTTTGGTGGCGGCGCAGATTTTGTAATGCTGGGCGGAATGTTTGCTGGTCACGACGAAAGTGGCGGTGAAATGGTAGAAGAAAACGGTAAAAAATTCAGATTATTTTACGGAATGAGTTCTAAAACAGCCATGGAAAAACACAGTGGTGGCGTTGCAGAATATCGCGCTTCTGAAGGGAAAACTGTAAAGGTAAAATACAAAGGACCAGTTGCCGAAACGGTGAAAGATATTTTAGGCGGAGTACGCTCTACTTGTACGTATGTTGGCGCTTCTCAACTGAAAGAATTATCAAAAAGAACAACCTTTATCAGAGTGCAAGAACAGCATAATGAAGTATTTGGAAACGAATAG
- a CDS encoding DUF1801 domain-containing protein — protein MKPTVEELIAKNKNWKEELTKLRSIVLDCGLTEEVKWYQPCYSFNGSNLIILGSFKDFCTLSFFKGVLLKDEHKILEFAGQNTQSAKIVKFTNLHQINELESILKDYIKEMIALEKSGAKVTFKTI, from the coding sequence ATGAAACCCACCGTAGAAGAACTTATTGCCAAAAATAAAAATTGGAAAGAAGAACTCACAAAACTTCGTTCCATTGTTTTGGATTGTGGTTTAACGGAGGAGGTAAAATGGTATCAACCGTGTTATTCTTTTAATGGAAGCAATCTCATTATTTTGGGGAGTTTCAAAGACTTTTGTACATTGAGTTTTTTCAAAGGAGTTTTGCTGAAAGACGAACATAAAATCTTAGAATTTGCAGGTCAAAACACACAATCAGCAAAAATCGTAAAGTTTACTAATCTACATCAAATCAATGAATTAGAATCTATTTTGAAAGACTACATCAAAGAAATGATTGCCCTCGAAAAATCTGGCGCAAAAGTTACTTTCAAAACAATATAG
- a CDS encoding YdeI/OmpD-associated family protein gives MFSQDKHFEKAFKSLTPGRQRAYLLHFSSAKQSATRISRIEKLKPKIFEGKGLND, from the coding sequence ATTTTTAGCCAAGATAAACATTTTGAAAAGGCGTTTAAATCTTTAACTCCTGGTAGACAACGCGCATATTTACTGCATTTTTCTTCAGCAAAACAATCGGCGACTAGAATTTCAAGAATAGAAAAACTAAAACCAAAAATATTTGAGGGAAAAGGGTTAAACGATTAG
- the tnpA gene encoding IS200/IS605 family transposase, which translates to MPNTYVKLYVQTVFAVKYRNALIKECFRKELFAVIGNLINETGCQTIIANGVEDHVHCFFTLKTTLSLSEVMKSVKAKSSKWVNENQFLEERFEWQRGFGGFSYNQSSIPNVYKYIENQEIHHNQEDFKNEYLKLLQKFEVEYDENYWFEDLI; encoded by the coding sequence ATGCCAAATACCTACGTAAAACTATACGTGCAAACTGTTTTTGCAGTAAAATATAGAAATGCTCTCATTAAGGAATGTTTCAGAAAAGAATTATTTGCAGTTATTGGAAATTTGATAAATGAAACAGGTTGTCAAACAATTATTGCAAATGGAGTTGAAGACCATGTTCATTGTTTCTTTACGTTGAAAACTACACTTTCACTTTCAGAAGTGATGAAAAGTGTGAAAGCAAAATCATCAAAATGGGTTAATGAAAATCAATTTTTAGAGGAAAGATTTGAATGGCAAAGAGGTTTTGGAGGTTTTAGTTATAATCAAAGTTCTATACCTAATGTATATAAATATATAGAAAATCAAGAAATTCATCATAATCAAGAGGATTTTAAAAATGAATATTTAAAACTTTTACAGAAATTTGAGGTGGAGTATGATGAAAATTATTGGTTTGAAGATTTAATTTAA
- a CDS encoding thymidine kinase yields the protein MFLENTINHAKQSGWMEVICGSMFSGKTEELIRRLRRAEMAGQKVEIFKPKIDTRYDEEEVVSHNHNKIRSTPVESSNEILLLGSTCDVVGIDEAQFFDDGIVEVANQLANNGIRVVIAGLDMDFLGRPFGPMPFLMATAEYVTKVHAICKTTGNLANYSMRTSSSKDLVQLGETDSYEAVSRRIFIDEVLNKK from the coding sequence ATGTTTTTAGAAAATACAATAAACCACGCAAAACAAAGTGGATGGATGGAAGTAATTTGTGGCTCAATGTTTTCGGGGAAAACCGAAGAACTGATTCGCAGATTGCGCAGAGCTGAAATGGCTGGACAAAAAGTAGAAATTTTCAAACCGAAAATAGATACTCGCTATGATGAGGAAGAAGTTGTTTCACATAATCACAACAAAATTAGAAGTACTCCTGTAGAAAGTTCAAACGAAATTTTACTACTGGGTTCTACTTGTGATGTGGTAGGAATAGATGAAGCACAGTTTTTCGATGATGGAATTGTAGAAGTAGCTAATCAATTGGCTAATAACGGAATACGAGTAGTAATTGCTGGTCTAGATATGGATTTCTTAGGAAGACCTTTCGGACCAATGCCTTTTTTAATGGCAACCGCAGAATACGTGACAAAAGTACACGCGATTTGTAAAACCACAGGAAACTTGGCCAACTATTCTATGAGAACTTCTAGCAGCAAAGACTTGGTACAACTTGGGGAAACCGATAGTTACGAAGCCGTAAGTAGAAGAATTTTCATAGACGAAGTTTTGAATAAAAAATAA
- a CDS encoding UDP-N-acetylmuramate--L-alanine ligase — translation MNISDFKNPFFIGVAGVGMSAIAQYLQGIGKNVSGSDRYFHPDEYNKTKEQLENEGIKCFLQDGSGITAETDLVVVSTAIEDTVYEVKKAKELGIPIIKRSQLLAMIAKSKKTVAVAGTSGKSTTSAMLFQILLDAGLEPSIISGAGLTSIIKQGKIGNAYVGKGDWLIIEADESDGSVVQYEPEIGLLLNVDKDHQEIEELMDLFTTFKKNSQRLFVVNQSNALAKTLSANIKNDFGFETEAGFAAKNFKQEGFKLSFEIDNQEFTMNAIGQHTVENATAAVAVANQIDVDLKTCAESLSKYEGIYRRHQILGQKNGVWVIDDYAHNPAKCAASIKACQPLAEKVVAWFQPHGYGPTRFLRNDFVEEISASLRENDEIWMSEIFYAGGTAVKDISANDLIEDIKAKGKKAYFVEDRNQFLEMVRPSLSENSVLLLMGARDPSLEEFCKDLYEKL, via the coding sequence ATGAATATTTCAGATTTTAAAAATCCTTTTTTCATAGGAGTTGCAGGAGTTGGGATGAGTGCAATTGCTCAATACTTGCAGGGAATTGGCAAAAATGTATCGGGAAGCGACCGATATTTTCATCCTGATGAATACAATAAAACCAAGGAACAACTTGAAAATGAAGGCATAAAGTGTTTTCTACAAGACGGAAGTGGAATTACCGCAGAAACAGATTTAGTAGTAGTTTCCACCGCAATTGAAGACACCGTTTACGAAGTAAAAAAAGCCAAAGAACTCGGAATTCCGATTATTAAAAGAAGCCAACTTCTCGCGATGATTGCGAAAAGTAAAAAAACGGTTGCAGTTGCGGGAACTTCTGGAAAATCAACTACTTCGGCAATGCTTTTTCAAATTTTGTTAGATGCAGGTTTGGAACCGTCTATTATTTCTGGAGCGGGTTTAACAAGTATTATCAAACAAGGAAAAATTGGTAATGCTTACGTTGGGAAAGGAGATTGGCTCATTATAGAAGCGGATGAAAGCGATGGTTCGGTTGTTCAATATGAACCAGAAATCGGACTTTTACTTAATGTAGATAAAGACCATCAAGAAATAGAAGAGTTAATGGATTTATTTACAACTTTTAAAAAGAACAGTCAAAGACTGTTTGTTGTAAATCAATCGAATGCATTGGCCAAAACATTGTCGGCGAATATAAAAAATGATTTCGGTTTTGAAACTGAAGCTGGTTTTGCTGCTAAAAACTTCAAACAAGAAGGGTTTAAATTAAGTTTTGAAATTGACAATCAAGAATTTACAATGAACGCAATAGGACAGCACACCGTAGAAAATGCTACGGCTGCAGTTGCGGTGGCCAATCAAATTGATGTAGATTTAAAAACTTGCGCCGAAAGTTTATCAAAATACGAAGGAATTTACAGGCGTCATCAAATTCTCGGACAAAAAAATGGAGTTTGGGTAATAGATGATTACGCGCACAATCCTGCGAAATGTGCCGCTTCAATTAAAGCTTGCCAACCTTTGGCTGAAAAAGTAGTGGCTTGGTTTCAACCTCATGGTTATGGGCCAACAAGATTTTTGAGAAATGATTTTGTGGAAGAAATTTCGGCTTCACTTCGTGAAAATGATGAAATTTGGATGAGCGAAATTTTCTATGCTGGCGGAACTGCTGTGAAAGATATTTCTGCGAATGATTTAATTGAAGACATAAAAGCGAAAGGCAAAAAGGCGTATTTCGTGGAAGATAGAAACCAGTTTTTAGAAATGGTAAGACCTTCATTATCAGAAAATTCGGTTTTACTATTGATGGGAGCGAGAGATCCTAGCTTGGAGGAGTTTTGTAAAGATTTGTATGAGAAATTGTAA